Proteins from one Nicotiana tabacum cultivar K326 chromosome 23, ASM71507v2, whole genome shotgun sequence genomic window:
- the LOC107801608 gene encoding early nodulin-like protein 13 → MDLAGNVLSSSLVAVLFFFLLLSFSEARDHLVGGKTDSWKIPSSESDSLNRWAEKSRFLIGEYSLVWKYNVKADSVLKVSKRDYVTCNSSSPIAVHNDGNTKIEQTHSGDYYFISGAKWHCEQGQKLIVVTLSEKNMRRFMGATAPSPAMAPEADLHGR, encoded by the exons ATGGATTTGGCTGG AAATGTGCTTTCTTCTTCACTAGTAGCtgttctcttcttcttcctcctcttgaGTTTCTCAGAAGCCAGAGACCATTTGGTAGGGGGAAAAACTGATTCTTGGAAAATCCCATCTTCAGAATCAGATTCCCTCAATCGATGGGCTGAAAAATCTCGCTTCCTCATTGGAGAATATTCTCTTGTGTGGAAGTATAATGTAAAAGCAGATTCAGTTTTGAAAGTGAGCAAGAGGGATTATGTGACATGCAATAGTTCAAGTCCAATAGCAGTGCACAATGATGGGAATACAAAGATAGAGCAAACACATTCAGGAGATTACTATTTTATTAGTGGAGCAAAATGGCATTGTGAGCAAGGCCAGAAACTGATAGTAGTGACCTTATCTGAGAAAAACATGAGGAGATTCATGGGTGCAACTGCACCTTCTCCAGCTATGGCTCCAGAGGCGGACCTACATGGTCGATAG